In Longimicrobium sp., a genomic segment contains:
- a CDS encoding response regulator: MPKKLILIVEDNEDTRFVFSAILNYDGYRIVEACNGALGFERALEHHPDLVITDIDMPVMDGFAAARRMRGDERTCAIPILVITGNDFTLAEQAEADSLFDGCFSKPMQPSRVLAEVQRMIGPPGG; encoded by the coding sequence ATGCCGAAAAAGCTCATCCTGATCGTGGAGGACAACGAGGACACGCGCTTCGTGTTCTCGGCCATCCTCAACTACGACGGATACCGCATCGTGGAGGCGTGCAACGGCGCGCTGGGATTCGAGCGCGCGCTGGAGCACCACCCCGACCTGGTCATCACCGACATCGATATGCCGGTGATGGACGGCTTCGCCGCGGCGCGCCGGATGCGCGGCGACGAGCGGACCTGCGCAATCCCCATCCTCGTCATCACCGGGAACGACTTCACCCTCGCCGAGCAGGCGGAGGCCGATTCCCTCTTCGACGGCTGCTTCTCCAAGCCCATGCAGCCCAGCCGCGTGCTCGCGGAGGTCCAGCGGATGATCGGCCCGCCCGGCGGCTGA